From Eptesicus fuscus isolate TK198812 chromosome 13, DD_ASM_mEF_20220401, whole genome shotgun sequence, the proteins below share one genomic window:
- the LOC103292772 gene encoding membrane-spanning 4-domains subfamily A member 8-like produces MNLMTSAGPTANSVFVMAPHNGYPVIPGSLSQVPLYPLTQPQVHQISGNQPGLEPPVSMQPAQRSLKEAKVLGAIQILIGLIHIGLGSVMGTIVLWYYTAVSFYGGYPFWGGILFIISGSLSVASEQLPRSSCLLKGSMGLSIASAICSLVGIMLLITDMAINNLYSSFSSYPCSGMVSGVTTSAVLFIFSLLEFCIACTSAHFGCKLVRYSHNNGTVVFQTVYVTNPVANPEPVNSPPSYSNEVQDSK; encoded by the exons ATGAATCTGATGACTTCAGCAGGCCCCACGGCCAATTCTGTGTTTGTGATGGCACCCCACAACGGGTATCCTGTGATACCCGGAAGCTTGTCTCAGGTGCCCCTGTATCCACTCACCCAGCCCCAAGTCCACCAAATTTCTGGGAACCAACCTGGTTTGGAGCCACCTGTGTCTATGCAACCTGCCCAGAGGTCCTTAAAAGAAGCCAAAGTTTTAGGG GCCATCCAGATCCTGATCGGCCTGATACACATCGGCCTCGGCAGCGTCATGGGCACCATCGTTCTCTGGTACTACACTGCTGTCTCATTCTACGGAGGCTATCCCTTCTGGGGAGGCATCTTG TTCATCATTTCAGGATCCCTCTCAGTGGCATCAGAACAGCTACCAAGATCTTCTTGCCTG CTGAAAGGTAGCATGGGCTTGAGTATTGCCAGTGCAATCTGCTCTTTGGTCGGAATCATGCTCCTCATCACAGATATGGCTATTAACAACCTGTATAGCTCCTTCAGCTCCTATCCCTGCAGTGGTATG GTCTCTGGAGTGACTACTTCTGCCGTGCTGTTCATCTTTAGCCTCCTGGAGTTCTGCATTGCCTGCACGTCTGCCCACTTTGGCTGTAAACTGGTCCGCTATTCACACAATAAT GGCACTGTGGTCTTTCAAACCGTCTATGTGACAAATCCAGTGGCCAATCCTGAACCAGTGAACTCACCACCGTCTTATTCCAATGAGGTCCAGGACTCCAAATAA